One stretch of Pseudoramibacter sp. DNA includes these proteins:
- a CDS encoding anthranilate synthase component II, producing the protein MILLIDNYDSFSYNLYQVVGSLNPDIQVIRNDEKTVESIEAMAPDAIILSPGPGRPKDAGVIEDVVKGLGGKIPILGICLGHQAIGEARGATVTYAKKLMHGKASAVTLDKNSPLFANCPKVIQAGRYHSLAINRATLPASLKVIAETEDQEVMAVGDDAHKLYGIQFHPESILTPQGRQILKNFLAIAEK; encoded by the coding sequence ATGATTCTGCTGATCGACAATTACGACAGTTTTTCGTACAACTTATATCAGGTGGTGGGGAGCCTTAATCCCGACATTCAGGTCATTCGGAACGACGAAAAGACGGTTGAGTCAATCGAAGCCATGGCCCCGGACGCGATCATCCTGTCCCCGGGGCCGGGCCGTCCCAAAGATGCCGGCGTCATCGAAGACGTGGTGAAAGGGCTCGGCGGCAAGATTCCGATTCTCGGCATCTGCCTCGGCCATCAGGCCATCGGCGAAGCCCGGGGCGCCACGGTCACCTACGCGAAAAAGCTCATGCACGGCAAGGCTTCGGCGGTGACCTTGGACAAAAACTCGCCGCTGTTTGCAAACTGCCCGAAGGTCATTCAGGCCGGGCGCTACCACTCCCTGGCCATCAACCGGGCTACCCTGCCGGCGAGTCTTAAAGTTATCGCCGAAACCGAAGACCAGGAAGTCATGGCCGTCGGCGACGATGCGCATAAACTCTACGGCATTCAGTTCCATCCGGAATCGATTCTCACCCCTCAGGGCAGACAAATTCTCAAAAACTTTTTAGCGATTGCCGAAAAATAG
- the cysD gene encoding sulfate adenylyltransferase subunit CysD yields MASLSHLDALEAEAIYIIREVAAECENPVMLYSIGKDSSVMLHLALKAFYPEKPPFPFLHIDTTWKFHEMIEFRDRVAKENGIKMLTYTNMDGVRKGVNPFDYGSAYTDIMKTQALKAALKKYGFTAAFGGGRRDEEKSRAKERIFSFRNEAQAWDPKNQRPEMWKLYNTRLHKGESIRVFPISNWTEKDIWEYIRRENIEIVDLYFAKERPVVYRDGNIIMVDDDRMRLEPGEKPEMKKIRFRTLGCYPLTGGIESDADTLDKIIDETLAAVESERTSRVIDHEETGSMERRKKEGYF; encoded by the coding sequence ATGGCATCATTATCCCATTTAGACGCCCTGGAAGCAGAGGCGATTTACATCATCCGGGAAGTCGCCGCAGAGTGCGAAAATCCCGTGATGCTCTATTCCATCGGAAAGGACAGCTCGGTGATGCTCCACCTGGCCCTCAAGGCCTTCTATCCCGAAAAGCCGCCGTTTCCGTTTCTGCACATCGACACCACGTGGAAATTCCACGAAATGATCGAATTCAGAGACCGGGTCGCCAAGGAAAACGGCATCAAGATGCTCACTTACACCAACATGGACGGGGTGAGAAAAGGCGTGAATCCCTTTGACTACGGCAGCGCCTACACCGACATCATGAAGACCCAGGCCTTAAAAGCGGCCTTAAAGAAATACGGCTTCACCGCAGCCTTCGGCGGCGGGCGCCGGGATGAAGAAAAATCCCGGGCCAAAGAACGGATCTTCTCGTTCAGAAACGAAGCCCAGGCCTGGGACCCGAAGAACCAGCGCCCGGAAATGTGGAAGCTCTACAACACGCGCCTTCACAAAGGGGAATCCATCCGGGTTTTCCCGATTTCAAACTGGACCGAAAAGGACATCTGGGAATACATTCGGCGTGAAAACATCGAAATCGTCGATCTGTACTTCGCGAAGGAACGCCCGGTGGTCTACCGGGACGGCAACATCATCATGGTCGACGACGACCGGATGCGCTTAGAACCTGGCGAAAAGCCGGAAATGAAGAAGATCCGCTTCAGAACCCTCGGGTGTTATCCGCTGACCGGCGGCATTGAATCCGACGCCGATACCTTGGACAAAATCATCGACGAAACACTCGCCGCGGTGGAATCCGAACGGACGAGCCGGGTCATCGACCACGAAGAAACCGGCAGCATGGAAAGACGGAAGAAAGAGGGCTATTTCTAA
- a CDS encoding 2-keto-3-deoxygluconate permease: MVIATIAPGFFQIGGYVTALFYEGNACMMGFFLIVCGSMIDIKQVGMPLYKGVAMTGVKFVLGVIVGLVVGKLCGPAGFLGIAPFVWIAAITNSNGSLYISLSSQFGNATDTGAISILSLNDGPFFTLVALGATGLASIPFMSLVAVLIPILIGFVWGNLDSHFRKACKAAQPIVTFFMTISIGAKTDLKTILTAGASGIILGLVSAATAVLFFFVINLLLPKKERNAMGAAIGTTALNSAMTPAAVGEADPTMKKYTGMATAQCATASIITLFLCPFITAAFDRYMMKHQKGIYSPEGWAYEKGLQTIADMAK; this comes from the coding sequence GTGGTGATCGCGACGATTGCCCCTGGATTCTTCCAGATCGGCGGCTACGTCACCGCCTTGTTCTACGAAGGCAACGCCTGCATGATGGGCTTCTTCCTCATCGTCTGCGGGTCCATGATCGACATCAAACAAGTCGGGATGCCCTTGTACAAAGGGGTCGCCATGACCGGCGTCAAATTTGTCCTCGGCGTCATCGTCGGGCTCGTCGTCGGCAAACTCTGCGGACCGGCCGGCTTCCTCGGCATCGCGCCCTTTGTCTGGATCGCGGCCATCACGAATTCCAACGGCTCTTTGTACATTTCCCTGTCTTCCCAGTTCGGGAATGCCACCGACACCGGCGCCATTTCCATTCTGTCTTTGAACGACGGCCCGTTCTTCACCCTGGTCGCCCTCGGCGCCACCGGGCTCGCGAGCATTCCGTTCATGTCCCTCGTCGCGGTTTTGATCCCGATCTTAATCGGCTTCGTCTGGGGCAACCTCGACAGCCACTTCAGAAAAGCCTGCAAGGCGGCGCAGCCGATCGTCACCTTCTTCATGACCATTTCCATCGGCGCCAAAACCGACCTGAAGACGATCTTAACCGCCGGCGCTTCCGGCATCATCTTAGGCCTCGTCTCTGCGGCCACCGCGGTCCTCTTCTTCTTCGTTATCAACCTGCTTCTGCCGAAGAAAGAAAGAAACGCCATGGGCGCTGCCATCGGGACCACAGCCCTGAACTCCGCCATGACCCCGGCCGCTGTCGGAGAAGCCGACCCGACCATGAAGAAATACACCGGCATGGCCACCGCACAGTGCGCCACCGCGTCCATTATCACCTTGTTCTTGTGCCCCTTCATCACTGCAGCCTTTGACCGCTACATGATGAAACACCAGAAGGGCATCTACAGTCCCGAAGGCTGGGCTTACGAAAAAGGCCTCCAGACCATCGCGGACATGGCCAAATAA
- a CDS encoding sulfate adenylyltransferase subunit 1, producing the protein MNDLLKFITCGSVDDGKSTLIGHILYDSKLLYADQERALELDSKVGSRGGAIDYSLLLDGLTEEREQGITIDVAYRYFTTDARSFIVADTPGHEEYTRNMAVGASFADLAVILCDATQGVLIQTKRHARICALMGIRWFVFAVNKMDLADYSEARFKEIEGQIQALSDELGLEHVVIIPVSATEGDNVTKESANMPWYTGVPILKYLETVDVSGEDQETGFYMPVQRVCRPNHAFRGFQGQIEAGKVAVGDAVETLPSKEKAKIKTILVGDKEVESAQAGQPVTLCLDKEVDVSRGCVLADEAADLKISSGVTVELLWMDDAPLTPGTGFFVKLGTKMIPGEVAAIDYKIDINTGEHQDADTLKKNEMAVCSLRFADNVVVDTFDAHQTMGSLILIDRVTNATSACGVVRKVAKEAWKETTINPDLRKLQKGQNAVTIAFPLRKDGITEGLIQDVEKRLYHAGRHTYLYKPNFEDAPNVVRHLNRAGIIVLLALDTEIVPTEKFAEINGFYAGWEDEVELNAAAIADFILEKSDLDLSTSAAYREPAILI; encoded by the coding sequence ATGAACGATTTACTCAAATTTATCACCTGCGGCAGCGTCGACGACGGCAAGTCCACGCTGATCGGCCACATCCTGTACGACTCGAAACTGCTCTACGCCGACCAGGAACGGGCGCTGGAACTGGATTCCAAAGTCGGCTCCCGGGGCGGGGCCATCGACTATTCGCTGTTGCTCGACGGGCTCACCGAAGAACGGGAACAAGGCATCACCATCGACGTGGCCTACCGCTATTTCACCACCGATGCGAGAAGCTTCATCGTCGCCGACACCCCGGGCCACGAAGAATACACCCGGAACATGGCCGTCGGCGCGTCTTTTGCCGACCTCGCCGTGATCCTGTGCGACGCGACCCAAGGCGTGCTGATCCAGACCAAGCGCCACGCGCGCATCTGCGCCCTCATGGGCATCCGCTGGTTCGTCTTCGCCGTGAACAAAATGGACCTCGCGGACTATAGCGAAGCGCGTTTTAAAGAAATCGAAGGCCAGATTCAAGCCCTGTCCGATGAACTCGGCCTCGAACACGTGGTCATCATCCCCGTGTCCGCCACCGAAGGGGACAACGTCACCAAGGAAAGCGCCAACATGCCGTGGTACACAGGGGTGCCGATCTTAAAATACTTAGAAACCGTCGACGTCAGCGGGGAAGATCAGGAAACGGGCTTCTATATGCCCGTGCAGCGGGTCTGCCGCCCGAACCACGCCTTCCGGGGCTTCCAGGGTCAGATCGAAGCCGGGAAAGTCGCCGTCGGCGACGCCGTCGAAACCCTGCCGTCCAAGGAAAAGGCGAAGATCAAGACGATTTTAGTCGGGGACAAAGAAGTGGAATCCGCCCAGGCCGGCCAGCCGGTGACCCTGTGTCTCGACAAGGAAGTGGATGTGTCCCGGGGCTGTGTCCTCGCCGATGAAGCCGCCGATCTCAAGATCTCTTCCGGCGTCACCGTGGAACTTCTGTGGATGGACGACGCGCCCCTGACCCCGGGCACCGGCTTCTTTGTGAAACTCGGAACGAAGATGATACCGGGAGAAGTGGCCGCCATCGACTACAAAATCGACATCAACACCGGGGAACACCAGGACGCCGACACTTTAAAGAAAAACGAAATGGCCGTGTGCAGCCTTCGCTTCGCCGACAACGTGGTCGTCGACACCTTTGACGCCCACCAGACCATGGGCTCGCTGATTTTAATCGACCGGGTCACCAACGCCACCTCCGCCTGCGGGGTCGTGCGCAAAGTCGCCAAGGAAGCCTGGAAAGAAACGACCATCAATCCGGATTTAAGAAAGCTCCAGAAGGGCCAGAACGCTGTGACCATCGCCTTCCCGCTGCGCAAGGACGGCATCACCGAAGGGCTGATTCAGGACGTGGAAAAACGCCTGTATCACGCCGGCCGCCACACCTATCTCTACAAGCCGAACTTCGAAGACGCCCCGAACGTCGTGCGCCATCTGAACCGCGCCGGGATCATCGTGCTTTTGGCTTTGGATACCGAGATCGTTCCAACCGAAAAATTCGCGGAAATCAACGGTTTCTACGCCGGCTGGGAAGACGAAGTGGAACTGAACGCCGCCGCCATCGCCGACTTCATCCTCGAAAAATCCGATCTGGATCTGTCCACTTCAGCCGCTTACAGAGAACCTGCGATTTTAATTTAA
- a CDS encoding YcxB family protein, with the protein MKTSHVSESAIPIPESIPDVTFDVKMEENYLFDFFLYHAYSKLSGFLVNLLGLAVGFTGLFQYANHQIGALACVAYVAASAVFLGYTPLMLKRRAKKAMAGKQGGDCLTQVTLSEKYGMIKKQGNNERTYPWAEMERAVVTPKTIGIYIKNDEAIVIPKPDFGDQFVPAFMMITKQLGMKNVRMR; encoded by the coding sequence ATGAAAACCTCTCATGTTTCAGAATCAGCCATTCCCATTCCGGAAAGCATTCCAGACGTCACTTTCGATGTCAAGATGGAAGAAAACTATTTGTTTGATTTCTTTCTCTATCACGCCTATTCCAAACTCAGCGGGTTCCTCGTGAACCTGCTGGGCCTGGCCGTGGGCTTCACCGGGCTCTTCCAGTACGCCAACCACCAGATCGGCGCACTCGCCTGCGTGGCCTACGTCGCAGCATCGGCCGTCTTTCTCGGCTACACCCCCCTCATGCTCAAGCGGCGCGCCAAAAAAGCCATGGCCGGAAAACAGGGCGGAGACTGTTTGACACAGGTGACACTTTCGGAAAAATATGGTATGATTAAAAAACAAGGAAACAATGAGAGAACCTATCCGTGGGCGGAAATGGAACGGGCCGTGGTGACCCCGAAGACCATCGGCATTTATATCAAAAACGATGAAGCCATCGTCATCCCGAAGCCAGACTTCGGCGACCAGTTCGTCCCCGCCTTTATGATGATTACGAAACAGCTTGGCATGAAAAACGTCAGAATGCGCTGA
- a CDS encoding four-carbon acid sugar kinase family protein: MAKIGVVADDLTGATTTGVLLARSKAKTAVFFDDAAAANYEGLSDLDAVLISSNSRPLPKKDAYQRVSKATAVLKNAGVKYFSKRIDTTLRGGIGTEIDAMLDTLGEDTVAMVVPAMPQSRRILVGGYSVIDNVALIKTPVAQDVRTPVRENYIPKLIQSQSKRKVDAIFLEDILAGEAKIAEVMQQKIADGAEILVIDAISIDDVEVIAKAAMTLGRPVLAVDPGPFTAKMAFCRGIIEVEQPNIPDVKPVSGKTVLIAAGSATPVTKRQMEVLCEDDQVRRIEVDPLALIHGADSANAEIARVAKLAVGMLRQPIPPKAILMETALHGDLLDLDAEDKRHGYAKGMSAESINGGLGTIVAAVIEEAGRDKIAGLYATGGDTMVNVCYHLGVNCLEMIDYVIPQTDVSFLTGKYAGLPIVGKGGLTGDDHIAEKIIGRLCLEAARYR, encoded by the coding sequence ATGGCAAAGATAGGAGTTGTGGCGGACGATTTGACCGGCGCGACCACGACAGGGGTGCTCCTGGCGCGGTCGAAGGCCAAAACCGCCGTGTTCTTTGACGACGCGGCAGCCGCCAATTACGAAGGTTTAAGTGATCTGGACGCGGTGCTCATCAGCAGCAATTCAAGACCGCTTCCGAAAAAAGACGCGTACCAGCGGGTGAGCAAGGCGACCGCCGTGCTCAAAAACGCCGGCGTCAAGTATTTCTCGAAACGCATCGATACGACCCTCCGGGGCGGCATCGGCACCGAAATCGACGCGATGCTCGACACTTTGGGGGAAGACACCGTTGCCATGGTCGTGCCGGCGATGCCCCAGTCGAGACGGATTTTAGTCGGCGGCTACTCGGTCATCGACAACGTCGCCCTGATCAAAACGCCGGTGGCTCAGGACGTCAGAACGCCGGTTAGAGAAAACTACATTCCGAAGCTGATCCAGTCCCAGAGCAAACGTAAGGTGGACGCGATCTTTCTCGAAGATATCCTCGCCGGGGAAGCAAAAATTGCCGAAGTGATGCAGCAGAAGATCGCAGACGGGGCCGAAATCCTCGTGATCGACGCGATTTCGATCGACGACGTGGAAGTGATCGCTAAGGCCGCCATGACTCTCGGCCGGCCGGTGCTCGCGGTGGACCCGGGGCCGTTTACGGCGAAGATGGCCTTCTGCCGGGGCATCATCGAAGTGGAACAGCCGAACATTCCCGACGTCAAGCCCGTGAGCGGCAAGACCGTGCTCATCGCGGCGGGCAGCGCCACCCCGGTGACCAAGCGCCAGATGGAAGTGCTGTGTGAAGACGATCAGGTGCGGCGCATCGAAGTCGACCCGCTGGCCCTGATTCACGGGGCCGATTCGGCCAACGCAGAAATCGCCCGGGTGGCCAAGCTCGCGGTGGGGATGCTGCGCCAGCCTATCCCGCCGAAGGCGATTCTCATGGAAACCGCCCTTCACGGCGATCTTTTAGACCTCGACGCCGAAGACAAGCGCCACGGCTACGCCAAGGGCATGAGCGCCGAAAGCATCAACGGCGGCCTCGGGACCATCGTCGCCGCCGTCATCGAAGAAGCCGGGCGGGACAAAATCGCCGGGCTCTACGCCACAGGGGGCGACACCATGGTCAACGTCTGCTATCACCTCGGCGTGAACTGCCTGGAAATGATCGACTACGTCATTCCCCAGACCGACGTGAGCTTCCTCACCGGCAAATACGCCGGCCTGCCCATTGTGGGCAAAGGGGGCCTGACCGGGGACGATCACATCGCTGAAAAAATCATCGGCCGGCTCTGTCTTGAAGCCGCCCGTTACCGTTAA
- a CDS encoding LysR family transcriptional regulator, giving the protein MTLQQMYYVLEVAKTGSMNKAAEKLFISQPTLTKAIQETEEEIGFPIFIRSNRGVALTERGEAFAADIRQVYNQYHGLMAKYQKAEDKGRKQFGVSTQHYSFAAKAFVDMVKEFGTLNYDFAYRETTTAAVIDDVADGRSELGILYRSPFNERVIDRLLVDHHLRFTPIVKSQAYVYLWAGHPLAKKKAISFADLEPYPCLCFEQDGPETAYMAEEILSDRRYPRRVVVRDRASMLNFMVGLLGYTLCSGIIHRDYNGEDYRCIPFQADFGNPNQEMEIGIVERIGELRTPTAQVYVEAMAKVVLGLFVKRDRPGVRRSHWAVF; this is encoded by the coding sequence ATGACCCTCCAGCAGATGTACTACGTCCTCGAAGTGGCCAAAACCGGCTCGATGAACAAAGCCGCCGAAAAGCTCTTTATTTCCCAGCCGACCCTCACCAAGGCCATCCAGGAAACCGAAGAAGAAATCGGCTTTCCCATCTTCATCCGCAGCAACCGGGGCGTGGCCCTCACTGAGCGGGGCGAAGCCTTCGCCGCAGACATCCGCCAGGTGTACAACCAGTACCACGGGCTCATGGCCAAATATCAGAAAGCCGAAGATAAGGGCCGCAAGCAGTTCGGGGTCTCCACCCAGCATTATTCCTTTGCGGCCAAGGCCTTCGTGGACATGGTCAAGGAATTCGGGACGCTGAACTACGATTTTGCCTACCGGGAAACGACCACCGCTGCCGTCATCGACGACGTGGCGGACGGGCGCAGCGAGCTCGGCATTCTGTACCGCTCGCCCTTTAACGAGCGGGTCATCGACCGGCTCCTCGTGGACCATCATCTGCGCTTTACGCCGATCGTCAAGAGCCAGGCCTACGTCTACCTGTGGGCTGGACATCCCCTGGCGAAGAAGAAGGCCATTTCCTTCGCCGATCTCGAGCCCTATCCGTGCCTGTGCTTCGAGCAGGACGGGCCGGAAACCGCCTACATGGCCGAAGAAATTCTAAGTGACCGGCGCTACCCGAGACGGGTCGTCGTCCGGGACCGGGCCTCGATGCTCAATTTTATGGTGGGCCTTTTGGGCTACACCCTGTGCTCCGGCATCATCCACCGGGACTACAACGGGGAAGACTACCGCTGCATTCCGTTCCAGGCCGATTTCGGCAACCCGAACCAGGAAATGGAAATCGGCATCGTCGAGCGCATCGGGGAGCTTCGGACCCCGACCGCCCAGGTGTACGTCGAAGCCATGGCCAAAGTCGTTCTTGGGCTGTTCGTGAAGCGCGACCGCCCAGGTGTACGTCGAAGCCATTGGGCAGTATTTTAA
- a CDS encoding anthranilate synthase component I family protein, whose protein sequence is MKVYPNLEEVKAIAASGDYKVCPVRTEILADRCTPIEALKILKNVSAHCYVLESVVHRENWGQYTFLGFDPKLAITCKDGKMQVGDVSLKTDDPSAVLRDVLSKYKSPKLDSFPSFTGGLVGYFAFESYGYVEPRIRTAKADPENFNDIDVMLFDKVIAFDHIAQKIILIANADLKDPETGYRKAALDVKNLAELIKYGAKKDEKPGRLKGELTPMFDEERYCEMVEKTKHYIREGDIFQAVIGNGLTAPYEGSLLNTYRVLRATNPSPYMFYFSGTDVEIAGASPETLVKLKDGVLHTFPLAGTRPRGKTEAEDEALEAELRKDEKELAEHDMLVDLGRNDLGRISEFGTVKVEKLHVIERYSHVMHIGSTVRGKIKAGKDALDAISAALPAGTLSGAPKIRACQIIGELEGQKRGIYGGAIGYIDFTGNMDVGIAIRLAYKRGGKVFVRSGAGIVADSVPEREYQECLNKAKAVVEALKIAEEVDA, encoded by the coding sequence ATGAAAGTATATCCGAATTTAGAAGAAGTAAAGGCCATCGCCGCATCCGGCGATTACAAGGTCTGCCCGGTGAGAACCGAGATCCTCGCAGACCGCTGCACCCCCATCGAGGCGCTTAAGATTTTGAAGAACGTCTCCGCTCACTGCTACGTGCTCGAGTCGGTGGTGCACCGGGAAAATTGGGGACAGTACACGTTTTTGGGCTTCGACCCGAAACTGGCCATCACGTGCAAGGACGGAAAAATGCAGGTGGGGGACGTGAGCCTTAAGACCGACGATCCATCGGCGGTGCTCCGGGATGTCCTGTCGAAGTACAAAAGCCCGAAGCTTGACAGCTTTCCGTCCTTTACCGGCGGCCTTGTCGGCTACTTCGCCTTTGAAAGCTACGGCTACGTGGAACCGAGAATCCGGACGGCCAAGGCCGATCCCGAAAACTTCAACGACATCGACGTCATGCTGTTCGACAAGGTGATCGCTTTTGACCACATCGCCCAGAAAATCATCCTCATCGCCAACGCCGACCTCAAAGATCCGGAAACCGGCTATAGGAAGGCGGCCCTGGACGTGAAAAACCTCGCAGAGCTCATCAAATACGGGGCCAAGAAAGACGAAAAACCCGGCCGGCTCAAAGGAGAACTCACCCCGATGTTTGACGAAGAACGGTACTGCGAAATGGTCGAAAAGACGAAGCACTACATCCGGGAAGGGGATATCTTCCAGGCGGTCATCGGCAACGGCCTCACCGCTCCTTATGAAGGCAGTCTCCTCAACACCTACCGGGTGCTCCGGGCGACGAATCCTTCGCCCTACATGTTCTATTTCTCCGGCACCGACGTGGAAATCGCCGGGGCGTCCCCGGAAACTTTGGTCAAGCTTAAAGACGGGGTGCTCCACACATTCCCGCTGGCGGGCACCCGGCCCAGGGGCAAGACCGAAGCCGAAGATGAAGCCCTGGAAGCAGAACTGAGAAAAGATGAAAAGGAACTCGCCGAACACGACATGCTCGTGGACCTCGGCCGAAACGATCTGGGCCGCATCTCAGAATTCGGGACGGTGAAAGTCGAAAAGCTCCACGTCATCGAACGCTATTCCCACGTGATGCACATCGGCTCCACGGTGCGGGGCAAGATCAAGGCCGGCAAGGATGCCCTCGACGCCATTTCGGCGGCGCTGCCGGCGGGCACCCTGTCTGGGGCGCCGAAAATTCGGGCCTGCCAGATCATCGGCGAGCTCGAAGGGCAGAAGCGCGGCATTTACGGCGGCGCCATCGGCTATATCGACTTCACCGGGAACATGGACGTGGGCATCGCCATCCGGCTGGCCTACAAGCGGGGCGGCAAAGTCTTCGTGAGAAGCGGCGCCGGCATCGTGGCCGACTCGGTCCCTGAACGGGAATATCAGGAATGCCTGAACAAGGCCAAGGCCGTCGTCGAGGCCCTGAAAATCGCAGAGGAGGTTGACGCATGA
- the pdxA gene encoding 4-hydroxythreonine-4-phosphate dehydrogenase PdxA: protein MEEQFKPIMAITMGDPAGIGPETTIGTMLNDEIHACCKPFVIGSIAILEKAAKVLNQDVKFNKISDPAEAKFEKGVIDVIETGDYDTDSIEWGKVQKLAGQMAVDFIMKSIELGMAGKVDAVSTTPINKQAIKLVGVKEPGHTEIYQHATNSPYALTMFSCHKLRVFFVSRHMSLIDAVHYATKDVVLSYIENIDKELRGVGIENPLIAVAGINPHNGDNGLFGREEIDEIEPAVKAAQAEGINAVGPIPADSIFNIGKSGKFDAILSEYHDQGHIACKTLDFEKSVTITWGLPFIRGSVDHGTAFDIAGKGIANDVSLIESTKVCAEYAVRKHNMNAK from the coding sequence ATGGAAGAACAATTTAAACCCATTATGGCCATTACGATGGGCGACCCCGCAGGGATCGGGCCGGAAACCACCATCGGCACGATGTTAAACGACGAAATTCACGCGTGCTGCAAACCCTTTGTGATCGGCAGCATCGCCATTCTCGAAAAGGCGGCGAAGGTTTTAAACCAAGACGTGAAATTCAACAAGATTTCAGATCCCGCTGAAGCGAAATTCGAAAAGGGTGTCATCGACGTCATCGAAACCGGGGACTACGACACCGATTCGATCGAATGGGGCAAGGTTCAGAAGCTCGCGGGGCAGATGGCCGTCGACTTCATCATGAAGTCCATCGAACTGGGCATGGCCGGCAAGGTTGACGCCGTCTCCACCACGCCGATCAACAAACAGGCGATCAAGCTCGTAGGCGTCAAGGAACCGGGCCACACGGAAATCTACCAGCACGCGACCAACTCGCCCTACGCCCTCACGATGTTCTCGTGCCACAAGCTGCGGGTCTTCTTCGTCAGCCGCCACATGTCCTTGATCGACGCGGTGCATTACGCCACGAAAGATGTAGTTCTGTCTTACATCGAAAATATCGACAAGGAACTCCGGGGCGTCGGCATCGAAAACCCACTCATTGCCGTGGCCGGCATCAACCCCCACAACGGCGACAACGGCCTCTTCGGCAGAGAAGAAATCGACGAAATCGAACCGGCCGTTAAGGCGGCTCAGGCCGAAGGCATCAACGCTGTCGGGCCGATCCCGGCGGATTCGATCTTCAACATCGGCAAGAGCGGCAAATTCGACGCGATTTTGTCCGAATATCACGATCAAGGCCACATCGCCTGCAAGACTTTGGACTTCGAAAAATCGGTCACCATCACCTGGGGCCTGCCCTTTATCCGCGGCTCCGTGGACCACGGCACCGCCTTCGACATCGCCGGCAAAGGCATCGCTAACGACGTGAGCCTCATCGAATCCACGAAAGTCTGTGCGGAATACGCGGTGCGCAAGCACAACATGAACGCGAAGTAA
- a CDS encoding DeoR/GlpR family DNA-binding transcription regulator, which produces MDDKKIYILQQLQEKGRVSVNDLSEALGCSKVTIRTKIRELADEGELIRVRGGAVSNSDSHSEESFKVKYNGAHLDQNVDEKKAIARAAYAHIESGDVILIDDSTTSFYLAVYIKKHPEKHIVVVTNSLPAANELSSTDHVELYMIGGYVDGYLAASMGDTAVESIKGFKIDKAFMGVHSINFDVGLTSIATPQMQIKQAILQAAKHVIVLADSSKFENGYLAVICPIGAVDWIITDDKISEKHLKRAEAEKVPLEIAETASPEA; this is translated from the coding sequence TTGGACGACAAAAAAATTTATATTCTGCAGCAGCTCCAGGAAAAGGGCCGCGTCAGCGTCAACGATTTAAGCGAGGCGCTGGGGTGCTCCAAGGTGACCATCCGCACCAAAATCCGGGAGCTCGCCGACGAAGGCGAACTCATCCGCGTCCGGGGCGGCGCAGTGTCCAATTCGGATTCTCACTCGGAAGAGAGCTTTAAAGTCAAGTACAACGGCGCCCATCTGGATCAGAATGTGGATGAGAAAAAAGCCATCGCCCGGGCGGCCTACGCCCACATCGAAAGCGGAGACGTGATTCTCATCGACGATTCGACCACGAGCTTTTACCTCGCCGTGTACATCAAAAAGCATCCGGAAAAGCACATCGTGGTGGTGACCAACTCCCTGCCGGCCGCCAACGAGCTGTCCAGCACAGACCACGTCGAGCTCTACATGATCGGCGGCTACGTGGACGGCTATCTGGCCGCGTCCATGGGCGACACCGCCGTGGAAAGCATCAAAGGGTTTAAAATCGACAAGGCGTTTATGGGCGTCCACAGCATTAACTTCGACGTGGGCCTGACGTCCATCGCGACCCCGCAGATGCAGATCAAGCAGGCCATTCTCCAGGCGGCGAAGCACGTCATCGTGCTGGCCGACAGCAGCAAATTCGAGAACGGCTATCTGGCTGTAATCTGTCCCATCGGTGCCGTCGACTGGATCATCACCGACGACAAAATTTCAGAAAAGCATTTGAAGCGGGCTGAAGCGGAAAAAGTGCCTCTGGAAATCGCAGAGACCGCTTCGCCTGAAGCTTGA